The sequence below is a genomic window from Phoenix dactylifera cultivar Barhee BC4 chromosome 16, palm_55x_up_171113_PBpolish2nd_filt_p, whole genome shotgun sequence.
CTAAAGACTCTGCATTCCACCTGCTAAATGGAAGCTCAGTTCAAGTACCTTTTATGACTAGTAAAAAAACGCAATTTGTCTCTGCGCATAATGGTTTCAAAGTCCTTAGGCTTCCTTATGAGCAGGGTGAGGATAGAAGGCAATTTTCTATGTACATTTTTCTACCTGATGCACAAGATGGTCTGTGGAGTTTGGCAGAGAAGTTGAGTTCAGAATCTGACTTCTTAAATTTGCACCTTCCGACTCAAAAGGTGAAACTGGGAGATTTCAAGCTCCCCAGGTTCAAGATATCATTTGGGTTTGAAGCATCTGAAGTTTTGAAAGATTTGGGACTGGCATTGCCTTTTAGTGGGAATGGGGATCTGACAGAGATGGTCGATTCGCCTGTAGGTCATAAACTTTCTGTGTCATCAGTTTTTCACAAAGCTTTTATCGAAGTCACTGAGGAAGGAACTGAAGCTGCTGCTGCTACAGCTGCAGTGTTGATGAAGTGTTCAGCAGTACGGAACCCTCTGGACTTCGTGGCTGATCACCCATTTTTGTTTTTGATCAGAGAAGACATTACTGGAGTTGTGCTTTTTGTTGGGCATGTGATCAATCCTTTGCTTGCTGGGTAAATCTCCAGATGGAGTTGAAAGTTCTTCCGAGTGTACTGACTGTGAGAGATGTATGCATTACATGATGAATGATATCATCTAGACATGTTATGATCGTATGATAGTCCACATCAATGTTTAGCTGactctatttttgttgtttaatagtcttcactgATTATAAATAGCTCTAATCTCTATCTTCTATTTAGTCTCGTGGTCTTAATATTGCTAATTCCCATGGTTATCTTGCTGGGATCACTTATTACCTAATGCTAGACAGTTGGTAGTAGCTGCTAAGACTAAAACTTTGAAAATCGATTCAAATATCACAAAATTAATTGTTGCTTATTACattcttgctttcttttctttctttttttttttttttgtacaccgGCCCCTCAGACCATATGTATATTAGTACCGCCATTCAGATCAAACAAGAGACACTGACCTAACAAAAAGGAAACATCCGCCTAGGTCACCCAAAGGAAACCTTTTGAGTGATGCGCCGCGTAAGAGGTCACATAGTCGGCCGCTATGTTAGCCTCTTGGTAAACATAAATGGTCCTGAAGGAGCCACACTCCCTAGCCATCCGTTGTATGTTAAGGAGCAAGGCCTGCCCGTCCGACTCAGAATCTCATGCACGGATCCTCTCAATCACAGAAGCCGAGTCGCTCTCCAGGTGGATGCACTCTGCACCTAGAATGTGCCTCGCAAAAGAGATGCCTTCCCATGCTGCTCGCAACTCCACTCCAGTGATAGAGGTGTCGAAAACCCATCACCCGCCTGCCGCCACAAACCTAGAATGGGGATCTCTGATGACAAAATCCATACTCCCTCTCTCACCGCGTTCAGTAGTGCTACCATCAAAATTTACCTTAAGAAAGCAAGGGGGTAGGGTATTCTAGGAAACTAAGACAAACCTGATCGCTGACTCAGCTGGATTAGAGacccagatgtccctagccatcTCAGGGGAAGAGGATAGTGCACTGCTGATGACCTCTGATGCATAAAGCAAGGCTCTGGCCACCACCACCTTTGAATGTAGCCACCTATCCTCGAAGACCCGAGCATTCTTATCCAGCCAAGTATGATAGGCCAAATAGGTATACCGAACCCCCCACTTCACCGTGTCTGGCCTCCTCATGGCCACCCTCAGCCGCATGAGGAAAACCGCTGACGGAAACCTGCCTTGCCTAACGTCAAGGGCGAGCTCCGCGCATCGCCACACTTGAGCCGCCCAAGGGCAGCTGAAGAGGGCATGGTAAATGGCCTCCTCCACCGCTCGGCAAGCCCCGCTGGCGGGGGAGACCCTCATTCAGTTGTTCTACTATTGTGCATAAAGTAGTTGTGATTGGTATCCAAGGAATGGATGGAATCATTTGGTATAagtaatttttctgaaatttgaatTAATTGTGAATTGATTGTCATTGGCCTTCAGAAATGCATGAGCACTATCAAACAAAGGTATCTCTGCAAcctttatttttcctttcttttttgaaaaaaaaaatctggctaATGTCACTGTTGATGTTACGTAGTTTGCTCTGGAGGAGTAATCTTTAGCAGGCTCCTTATTTCCGAAAATTAAATTCTACATATAGTCAGCATTTATCTGTTCCGTTTGTATGTGgaaactataaagatcaatcatcAAAACTCGGCATGTTCTTGTAGCTATGCATCTCTGAGCTTCAAATGGACATGTTTACCAAAACAAGAAGCCACATTGTCTTGGATCACTTCTGATCAAAATTCTTACTGCTCTCAGACATGTTTGATAACTGCTTTCGAGGGCAAGCATTCAGAATAATATATCATTAATTCTTACCGAAACTATTTGAAAGAACTAGGCACGAGCTCGGCCCGACCGAATTGGGCCGGCCCGAATTACTTATTTGGACTAAAAACTGGACTGGCActgaaactaaaagaaaaaaaaatcttttaaatgACGGTCAAAATAAATTAGTTATAATTCAATATCCAGCTATCAAATTAAggctaatataaaataaataaaatattcaaccACTTAAACATACTTTAAACTTCACTAGCCCACTAACCTAATTGAACCCAGAGTATTGAACAAGCCTATTTTGGAATAAGCCTAAATAATCGAACCGGGGTACGTTCATGTTTGAATTCTAGCTTGGGCTCGTCTCGGCCAATGATCTATTCAAGTCTGGCCTGAAAAATAAATGAGCTCTATAATTAAACTCGAACTCAGTCCAAAATTTTGTCGGACATAGCCCGTAGCCCGACCCAAAGTTGGCCCTGCCCCCTAGGCTTCGAGCCGGCCTGATCCCATTTCCAGCCTTATATGGAGTTAAAGATTAGACATCATCTACTTAGCATTCATTATATGAAACTACTCAGATGCCAACTCGCCAAGGACATTTCAACCAATATGGTAGGAAGCTCCTAACAACATTTTAATTATACAATCATTGGTAGTCTGGAGATGAATGCGCCCAAAAGGCGTTTAGATGCTTTTCTCATGACTTTCCCTGCAAGGTTGCATTTGTTTTTCTCACGTTGGCATCATTAGACGAGTAGGCATAAGTATTGcctcataattttttaattgtattATTGAAATGTTAATGAATCATCAAATGGATGAGATATCTTGGAAATTATGATAAAGAATATCatgtttatttttgtaatttgaTTTTCTGAGACACTCTTTGGGGAGGAGAAAGACAGCCACCAGGTATTCCATTCTTGAATTCATTTGCTTGATCAATGGTTtgatgttcttttttctttttcttttggaaaaaaatggaATGCAGTGCCATGAATTTGGGTAATCTAATTACCTATATCATGTCCTTTTCCTGGGCTTTCTGTttgtattttgaaattatttgaggTTATTCACTGATCTTTCTTTTACCAATATATTTCACATAGGAACCATTAACTTGATTTTGATTATGCTTTATTGTCATGATATGATGATATTGGACTGTCTTGGAGTGTAATTTTGTAAAGCCgcgaaaaaattttaaataccaaTAAATTGGGACTATATCATTCTCTAAAAGTAAAGTTGAAATCGGATATTAGtatattcatattcatatttgttttgtttgacgAATGCAGATAGGATTATAAATATTAGtcggatgcaaaaatttatatccatatttataataAAGAGATACGGATACAAATCGGATACTGAAAGTATAATTAAATAGGATtataaatgaaattatatatttagataCAGATCGGATGGTTGTTTAttcatatccattttttttttttttgacaggtATAGATATGGATACAGATATTAGTTGGATGCACAAAATTCTATCCATATCTAGACTCATTCTGATAAAAGcttgtttggatttttctatAGAATTAAGCTGAAATTCCTATAGAAATCAGATGACCCAACTGGCTTGCATTTTTTTAAAGCTTGTTCAAATCTAGCCCAAATACTAATTTTTCGAAtgcaagaagggaaaaagaaaaactcagagagaattttgttttctttctacaagatttaagtaaaatattattattattttgttatttttattttctcccACAAAAAATCCTAAATTATGTCAATCAAACATTCAATCCTCTTACACACATGAaaaaacaatcatcaaaagttTGGCgaggaaaacaataaaaatacatCTTTAGAAATCCCAAATAAACTAGCACgcagaaagaaaaatattatttggattttaaaaaaattatttcggctaaaaatatcctccattaATTTGGATGATTGATAAAAAGCTATCATATGATTTCTAAGCCTACCTAAACCCTTGAAAAACACTTGAACTCTTCctgattaaataaaaaatatataaaaaaaaatttggaaaaaaaactgAAGCTTGGCTGATCGTAAAAGTAGCGTAACTAACAAGCACAGCATCAATTAATTGCGAGCACTCGTCGATTCTTTACTCTGTTCGACGTATTAGGCATAAATACCCTCCGTATTTAAGCTTTATATCTAGATTGCCCACTAGATAGATCTGTAAATAATTGCAAAAGAACGACCATTTATATTAACGAAAGATCCTCCGCCACCACCGAGTCCTCTTTCTTCGCTCCCCCTCTCATCTCTATTCTTCCTGTAGGGAGAGAATTGTTTGAGAAATTTTATTCCCAAAATGGACCTCCGGGAGTCGATCGGAAACCAGACCGCCTTCTCACTCCGGCTCGCGAAGCACGTCGGCTCGGCCTCCGCGGCCGACGCCAACCTCGCCTTCTCCCCGCTTTCCGTCCACATCGTCCTCGCCCTCGTCGCCGCTGGCGCCAAGGGCCCCACACTCGACCAGCTTCTCTCCTTCCTCCGATCCAACGCTGCCGGCGACCTCAACGCGCTCTCCTCCCAGATCGTCGCCCTCGTCCTCGCCGACGGCTCGGCCGCCGGCGGGCCACGGGTCTGCTTCGCCAACGGCGTCTGGGTCGACGCCTCCCTCTCCCTGAAGCCCTCTTTCAAGGAGATCGTCACTTCCACTTACAAAGCCGAGGCCAAGGCCGTCGATTTCCAAGCAAAGGTGAGAGTTTTGTTCTTATTTCTTTCGCTTTTTGACTAAAAGTagataaaaattagatttgGGGGACTAAATAACCTCCGAGTTCTCAGATTTTGTTATTTACTGATACTTTTTAATCTTTACAtgattatataatttttctacTGGATTTACAAAGTTTCTAAAAAAGAAATCTAGATTTGGGCGAAGCTGGCAGCCTGGCAGTCAAAAATTTGATCTTTATGAGAAAGAGATTCATACTTCCCAATTTCTTTGTATTTAATCACATAATTAAAGATGCTTAACATCTTGAGCACTAAGCTGCTATGATGTGAAAAGAAAAATGTCACACTGTTTGTTATGTCTCTAGTTCTTATTTGAGTAAATTCATAGCAGTCGCTACCTTTTATTTCCAAAGATGAATATGATGTTAATTTTAGAGATCTAACGAATTTTAGAGATCTAACGTATCAGAATTAGCCACTGAACTAATCTAGCATCAAATAACTAGGATTTGGTCTTAGTACTTTCCATTATTTTTTGGTTCACTCTTCTATTCCGTGTCTTTGGAGAACCGTCTGGTTGGTTGTTTATATGGTGACTGCTCTTTATTCGGGATGTTTGGGATTTTCAGCCTTACGCCTAGCCATTTACTGGTTCAAGGCCTTTCCGCTTTGGCTCCATGGAGCCTCTGTTTCTGTTTACTTACAGTGAACTGAAAGGTTAG
It includes:
- the LOC103709152 gene encoding serpin-ZXA-like, translating into MDLRESIGNQTAFSLQLAKHVGSAAAPDANVAFSPLSVHIVLALVAAGAKGPTLDQLLSFLRSPAAGDLNALSSQIVALVLADGSAAGGPRVCFANGVWVDASLSLKPSFKELVTSTYKAEAKAVDFQAKAAEVANEVNSWVESVTAGLIKELLPSGSVDSTTRLVLGNALYFKGAWDEKFDASSTKDSAFHLLNGSSVQVPFMTSKKTQFVSAHNGFKVLRLPYEQGEDRRQFSMYIFLPDAQDGLWSLAEKLSSESDFLNLHLPTQKVKLGDFKLPRFKISFGFEASEVLKDLGLALPFSGNGDLTEMVDSPVGHKLSVSSVFHKAFIEVTEEGTEAAAATAAVLMKCSAVRNPLDFVADHPFLFLIREDITGVVLFVGHVINPLLAG